A genome region from Bradyrhizobium commune includes the following:
- the uvrC gene encoding excinuclease ABC subunit UvrC codes for MVHDSTDNPDDARARKSRRDVTPDAPSQETLQQTAAPDLDPATNGGDDEDDARLPEILEESGAVGEGPLATGHEAIERAVRLAPTSPGVYRMLNANADVLYVGKAKNVKKRLSNYARQSAPQPARILRMIAATVTVEIVSTTTETEALLLEANLIKQLRPRFNVQLRDDKSFPYILITGDHWAPQILKHRGAQTRPGRYFGPFASAGAVNRTITALQRAFLIRSCTDSFFESRTRPCLLYQIRRCAGPCTREIDFPGYTTLVREATDFLSGKSHAVKQELAAEMEKASGELEFESAALYRDRLAALSAIQSQQGINPRTVEEADVFAIHQEGGFSCVEVFFFRTGQNWGNRAYFPRAEKTYTPEEVLGSFLAQFYDDKPPPKNILLSHEIEEGELLANALTIKAGRKVEVTAPKRGEKKELVAHALTNAREALGRKLADTATQSRLLDAMATTLNLPHAPKRIEVYDNSHIQGTNAVGAMIVAGPDGFVKNQYRKFNIKSEGLTPGDDYGMMREVLERRFKRLINPPEEGVAKAKDDDFPQWPDLVIIDGGRGQLNAVRDIFANLGLTQVSLMSVAKGPDRDAGRETLFMPDREAIKLEPRDPVLYFIQRLRDEAHRFVIGSHRKLRKKDIREAGLQEIPGIGPSRKRALLHHFGTLKEIERASIADLGKVPGVSAESARRIFEYFHPQPG; via the coding sequence ATGGTTCACGATTCCACCGACAACCCGGATGACGCACGCGCACGGAAATCCCGGCGCGACGTGACCCCGGATGCTCCGTCCCAGGAGACACTCCAGCAGACGGCGGCGCCCGACCTCGATCCCGCCACCAATGGCGGCGACGACGAGGACGATGCGCGGCTGCCTGAAATCCTGGAGGAGAGCGGCGCGGTCGGCGAAGGCCCGCTGGCGACCGGCCATGAGGCGATCGAGCGTGCGGTCCGGCTGGCGCCGACTTCGCCGGGCGTCTATCGCATGCTCAATGCGAACGCCGACGTTCTCTATGTCGGCAAGGCCAAGAACGTCAAAAAGCGCCTGTCCAACTACGCGCGGCAGAGTGCGCCGCAGCCGGCGCGCATCCTGCGCATGATCGCGGCCACGGTCACGGTCGAGATCGTCTCGACCACGACCGAGACCGAGGCACTGCTGCTGGAAGCCAACCTCATCAAGCAGCTGCGGCCGCGCTTCAACGTGCAGCTGCGCGACGACAAGTCGTTTCCCTACATCCTGATCACCGGCGACCATTGGGCGCCGCAGATCCTGAAGCATCGCGGCGCGCAGACCCGCCCCGGTCGCTATTTCGGCCCGTTCGCCTCCGCCGGCGCCGTCAATCGCACCATCACGGCGTTGCAGCGCGCGTTCCTGATCCGCTCCTGCACAGACTCCTTCTTCGAGAGCCGTACCCGGCCCTGCCTGCTCTACCAGATCCGCCGCTGCGCCGGCCCCTGCACCCGCGAGATCGACTTTCCCGGCTATACGACACTGGTGCGCGAGGCGACCGACTTCCTGTCCGGCAAGAGCCATGCGGTGAAGCAGGAACTCGCGGCCGAGATGGAGAAGGCCTCCGGCGAGCTCGAATTCGAGAGCGCCGCGCTCTACCGCGACCGCCTGGCTGCACTCTCCGCAATCCAGTCGCAGCAGGGCATCAATCCGCGCACGGTGGAGGAAGCCGACGTGTTCGCGATCCACCAGGAAGGCGGCTTCTCCTGCGTCGAGGTGTTCTTCTTCCGCACCGGACAGAACTGGGGCAACCGCGCCTATTTCCCGCGCGCGGAGAAGACGTATACGCCGGAAGAGGTGCTGGGCTCATTCCTTGCCCAGTTCTACGACGACAAGCCGCCGCCGAAGAACATCCTGCTCTCGCACGAGATCGAGGAGGGCGAACTGCTTGCCAATGCGCTCACGATCAAGGCCGGCCGCAAGGTCGAGGTCACCGCGCCCAAGCGCGGCGAGAAAAAGGAGCTGGTCGCCCACGCGCTGACCAACGCGCGCGAGGCGCTCGGCCGCAAGCTGGCCGATACCGCGACGCAAAGCCGGCTGCTCGACGCGATGGCGACCACGCTCAACCTGCCACATGCGCCGAAACGCATCGAGGTCTACGACAACAGCCACATCCAGGGCACCAATGCGGTCGGCGCAATGATCGTCGCCGGCCCGGATGGCTTCGTGAAGAACCAGTACCGCAAGTTCAACATCAAGTCGGAAGGACTTACGCCCGGCGACGATTACGGCATGATGCGCGAGGTGCTGGAGCGCCGCTTCAAGCGCCTGATCAATCCGCCCGAGGAAGGCGTGGCCAAGGCGAAGGACGACGACTTCCCGCAATGGCCTGATCTCGTCATCATCGACGGCGGCCGCGGCCAGCTCAACGCGGTCCGGGACATTTTTGCAAATCTCGGCCTGACCCAGGTGTCGCTGATGTCGGTCGCCAAGGGGCCGGACCGGGATGCCGGCCGGGAGACCCTGTTCATGCCGGACCGCGAGGCGATCAAGCTGGAGCCGCGCGACCCCGTGCTCTACTTCATCCAGCGCCTGCGGGACGAAGCCCACCGCTTCGTCATCGGCTCGCACCGCAAGCTGCGCAAGAAGGACATCCGCGAGGCCGGTTTGCAGGAAATTCCCGGCATCGGCCCGTCGCGCAAACGTGCCTTGCTGCACCATTTCGGAACGCTGAAGGAGATCGAACGGGCCTCGATCGCCGATCTTGGCAAGGTTCCGGGGGTGAGCGCCGAGAGCGCCCGCAGAATTTTCGAGTATTTCCATCCCCAGCCGGGATGA
- the pgsA gene encoding CDP-diacylglycerol--glycerol-3-phosphate 3-phosphatidyltransferase translates to MNIATTRGTTSRAMSLPNILTYGRIAAIPVVVGCIYAQSIMDYPLWLRWVAVAIFIGAAVTDYLDGYYARIWNQQSAFGRMLDPIADKLLVASCLLMLAADGIIHGWSLWAAIVILCREILVSGLREYLAALRVSVPVTKLAKWKTTVQLVAIGFLLAGPAGDEVVPMVSLIGLVLLWASAILTMYTGYDYFRSGIHHLIKEDEV, encoded by the coding sequence ATGAACATCGCCACGACACGAGGGACGACCAGCCGCGCGATGTCCCTCCCTAACATCCTGACCTATGGCCGGATCGCCGCGATCCCGGTCGTGGTCGGATGCATCTATGCGCAGTCGATCATGGACTATCCGCTGTGGCTGCGCTGGGTCGCGGTCGCGATCTTCATCGGCGCAGCGGTGACGGACTATCTCGACGGCTATTACGCGCGGATCTGGAATCAGCAATCGGCGTTCGGTCGGATGCTCGACCCGATCGCCGACAAGCTGCTGGTCGCCTCCTGCCTCCTGATGCTGGCCGCCGACGGCATTATCCATGGCTGGTCGCTGTGGGCTGCCATCGTGATCCTGTGCCGCGAGATTCTGGTCTCGGGCCTGCGCGAATATCTCGCCGCGCTCCGTGTCAGCGTGCCCGTGACCAAGCTCGCCAAGTGGAAGACCACGGTCCAGCTCGTCGCCATCGGCTTCCTGCTCGCAGGTCCCGCCGGTGACGAGGTCGTTCCCATGGTCTCGCTGATCGGCCTCGTCCTGCTATGGGCCTCGGCAATCCTGACCATGTACACCGGCTACGATTATTTCCGCTCCGGCATCCATCACCTCATCAAGGAGGATGAGGTATGA
- the moaD gene encoding molybdopterin converting factor subunit 1, whose translation MKLKYFAWVRERIGMAEETIEPPATVRTVEELIAWLSGRGEAYAYAFEKPKVIRAAIDHAHVRPDAAIAGAREIAFFPPMTGG comes from the coding sequence ATGAAGCTGAAATACTTCGCCTGGGTGCGCGAGCGCATCGGCATGGCCGAGGAGACTATCGAGCCACCCGCCACGGTGCGCACCGTGGAGGAACTGATCGCCTGGCTGTCCGGCCGCGGCGAGGCCTATGCCTATGCGTTCGAGAAGCCGAAGGTGATCCGCGCCGCGATCGACCATGCCCACGTCCGGCCAGACGCCGCGATCGCCGGCGCCCGCGAGATCGCGTTCTTTCCGCCGATGACCGGCGGCTAG
- a CDS encoding molybdenum cofactor biosynthesis protein MoaE, producing MTSPVTTCPVTIRIQDDDFDIAREIAVLTKSRTDIGAVVSFSGICRADEDSSKISALTLEHYPGMAEDEIKRHVDEAVSRWPLNGVTIIHRVGRFMPGQNIVLVLTASQHRKAAFEAAEFLMDYLKTSAPFWKKEESATGTGWVEAQARDDEAAARWTRS from the coding sequence ATGACCTCTCCTGTCACCACCTGCCCCGTCACCATCCGCATCCAGGACGACGATTTCGACATCGCGCGCGAGATCGCGGTGCTGACCAAAAGCCGCACCGACATCGGCGCGGTCGTGAGCTTTTCCGGCATCTGCCGCGCCGACGAGGACAGTTCGAAGATCTCGGCGCTCACGCTCGAACATTATCCGGGCATGGCGGAAGACGAGATCAAGCGCCATGTCGATGAAGCCGTCTCGCGCTGGCCGCTGAACGGCGTCACCATCATCCATCGCGTCGGCCGGTTCATGCCGGGCCAGAACATCGTGCTGGTGCTGACCGCCTCGCAACATCGCAAGGCGGCGTTTGAGGCGGCCGAATTCCTGATGGACTATCTCAAGACCAGCGCTCCGTTCTGGAAGAAGGAAGAGAGCGCCACCGGCACCGGCTGGGTCGAGGCCCAGGCCCGTGACGACGAAGCCGCCGCACGCTGGACCCGATCCTGA
- the prmB gene encoding 50S ribosomal protein L3 N(5)-glutamine methyltransferase: MARAVKRTARSRAAPKLAKVGRGELLTLIDFVRYAVSRFVEAKLAFAHGTTDPVAEAVFLVCEALHLHPDQFEIFGHACVTAAEGRTLLDLIHKRVTTRKPAAYLINKIYMRGLPFYVDERVIVPRSFIGELLDSHFGGDGETGSLIDDPTAVERVLDLCTGSGCLAILSAHHFPNATVDAVDISKGALEVAARNVGEYGLDERITLHRGDLFAPLGDNKYDLIITNPPYVDAEGMAALPPECRAEPKLALDGGPDGLEVVRRILRDAPDHLTPDGGLICEIGRGRELLDEAFPELPLLWLDTEESEGEVFWIAAADLG; encoded by the coding sequence ATGGCAAGAGCTGTGAAGAGAACCGCGCGGAGCCGCGCCGCGCCAAAACTCGCCAAGGTCGGCCGTGGCGAGCTGCTGACGCTGATCGATTTCGTCCGCTATGCGGTGAGCCGCTTCGTCGAGGCTAAGCTCGCCTTCGCCCACGGCACCACCGATCCGGTCGCGGAAGCGGTCTTCCTCGTCTGCGAGGCCCTGCACCTGCATCCCGACCAGTTCGAGATCTTTGGCCATGCCTGCGTCACCGCGGCGGAAGGCAGGACCCTCCTCGATTTGATCCACAAGCGCGTCACCACGCGCAAACCGGCCGCCTACCTCATCAATAAAATCTACATGCGCGGCCTGCCCTTCTATGTCGACGAGCGCGTCATCGTTCCGCGCTCCTTCATCGGCGAGCTGCTGGACTCTCATTTCGGCGGCGACGGCGAGACCGGCTCGCTGATCGACGACCCCACGGCCGTCGAGCGCGTTCTCGATCTCTGCACCGGCTCGGGGTGTCTCGCGATCCTCTCCGCGCATCATTTCCCGAACGCCACGGTCGATGCCGTAGACATTTCCAAGGGCGCGCTCGAAGTCGCCGCGCGCAATGTCGGGGAGTACGGGCTGGATGAGCGGATCACGCTCCATCGCGGCGATCTGTTCGCACCGCTCGGCGATAACAAATACGATCTGATCATCACCAATCCGCCTTACGTCGACGCCGAGGGCATGGCGGCGCTGCCGCCGGAGTGCCGGGCCGAACCAAAGCTCGCCCTCGACGGCGGGCCCGACGGCCTCGAGGTGGTCCGCCGCATCCTGCGCGATGCGCCCGACCATCTCACGCCGGACGGCGGCCTGATCTGCGAGATCGGCCGCGGCCGCGAGCTGCTGGACGAGGCCTTCCCGGAGCTGCCGCTGCTCTGGCTCGACACCGAGGAGTCCGAGGGCGAAGTGTTCTGGATCGCGGCCGCCGATCTCGGCTGA